Proteins encoded within one genomic window of Granulicella pectinivorans:
- a CDS encoding L-threonylcarbamoyladenylate synthase: protein MKLTERLGLDGIRNAAEILKRGGLVAFPTETVYGLGANALDAAAVAGIFEAKQRPGWDPLIVHVSSRLMVDRIAEVSDEAERLMARFWPGPLTLLLPRKVTVPDAVTSGRDLVGVRMPNHPIALELIRLAGVPIAAPSANRFGRTSPTTAAHVLTDLDGRIDAILDGGPTSVGVESTVLDVAAKVVYRPGAISLEVLGEGFSMFSGSVGESPESLPSPGVGIRHYAPRARLILVAGQAEVEQVVDGLEAQVGVMLPTGWTARAASAVFDWGEWTDQEVLAQRVFAGLRALDAAGVSVIVCPRPLGEGLGAALRDRLEKAARPR, encoded by the coding sequence ATGAAACTAACCGAAAGATTGGGTTTGGACGGCATACGAAACGCGGCTGAGATCCTGAAACGCGGAGGACTCGTCGCATTTCCTACCGAGACCGTCTACGGACTTGGCGCGAATGCCCTTGATGCAGCAGCAGTTGCGGGAATCTTCGAAGCTAAACAGCGTCCAGGCTGGGACCCCCTGATTGTTCACGTCTCTTCCCGCCTCATGGTTGACCGGATCGCAGAGGTTTCCGATGAGGCCGAAAGACTGATGGCCAGGTTCTGGCCCGGCCCCCTGACGCTCCTCCTGCCCCGAAAAGTCACGGTTCCAGATGCCGTCACTTCCGGAAGAGATCTGGTCGGCGTACGGATGCCCAACCATCCCATAGCCTTGGAGTTGATCCGTCTCGCTGGGGTTCCCATCGCCGCACCCAGCGCAAACCGATTCGGTAGAACCAGCCCAACGACGGCCGCGCACGTCCTCACGGATCTCGACGGACGGATCGACGCCATTCTGGACGGAGGCCCAACCAGCGTCGGCGTGGAGTCGACCGTGCTCGATGTCGCTGCGAAGGTCGTCTATCGCCCCGGCGCCATCAGCCTCGAGGTCCTTGGCGAAGGTTTTTCCATGTTCTCCGGTTCAGTCGGGGAATCCCCCGAGAGCCTCCCGTCCCCAGGCGTCGGCATCCGTCACTACGCCCCCCGGGCCCGACTCATCCTTGTCGCCGGGCAGGCCGAAGTGGAGCAGGTTGTGGACGGCCTCGAAGCTCAGGTGGGAGTCATGCTTCCCACCGGTTGGACAGCTCGCGCTGCCTCCGCAGTCTTCGACTGGGGAGAATGGACCGATCAGGAAGTCCTCGCTCAGAGAGTCTTCGCCGGCCTTCGCGCTCTCGATGCCGCAGGTGTATCGGTGATCGTCTGCCCCCGCCCCCTTGGCGAGGGTCTTGGCGCGGCGCTGCGGGATCGCCTCGAAAAAGCTGCGCGCCCGCGTTAG
- a CDS encoding M13 family metallopeptidase, protein MITVTAVSQAPMRGVAAENIDRSANACSDFDAYANGAWRAAHPMPAIQTVWAVRTVTQDETRARLRVIAEEDAAKASTLAKGSPGRLTGDFYGACMDQGKVNALGLKPVEGELKRIDGIKDAKGLSAEIIRLQEMAIDAPVRLQSTQDLHDPKQVIAELNLGGLGLPDRDYYLREEPRFKDARDKYLEYMSTIFTLAGAKDVDAASAVAAVMKIETALAQARLSRVALRDPKVQDNPMTFASLKALAPHFDWDAEFKLLGVTTTGHMNVSQPKQVAAFDTLIGETSIGNWKLYLRWQLLNVSARYLSTPFEEARFGFYDTTLTGAKEQRPRWQRCVIATDGNLGEALGHEYVDRYLPPEAKARARTMAVNIVNELKISIESRDWMTAPTKAKALEKVDALTIKVGYPDKWKDYSGVSVEHGAYLENVMSARRYAVRDDLGQIGKPVDHGRWGMTPPTMNAYYDPSMNEVVVPAGYLQPPGFDPQGLDAINYGAVGVSIGHEISHGVDDEGAQFAADGRLEKWWTDADYKQFEARTGCTTKQYDGYFVEPGLHLQGKLVTGEALGDLGGVNLAFRAYERSRVGKGPEPTVDGFTPEQQFFLAEGQWRGALARPEWLRVSTSTDPHPPGKFRVLGPLSNMPEFERAFSCKAGDAMVRPESERCVLW, encoded by the coding sequence TTGATAACCGTTACGGCTGTGTCGCAAGCTCCTATGCGCGGTGTGGCGGCAGAGAACATCGACCGCAGCGCGAATGCCTGCAGCGACTTTGACGCCTATGCGAACGGGGCGTGGAGGGCTGCGCATCCGATGCCGGCGATCCAGACGGTGTGGGCGGTGAGAACAGTCACCCAGGATGAGACGAGAGCGCGACTGAGGGTGATCGCAGAAGAGGATGCGGCGAAGGCCTCAACCCTGGCGAAAGGATCGCCGGGTAGGCTTACCGGAGACTTCTATGGCGCGTGCATGGATCAGGGAAAGGTCAATGCGCTGGGACTGAAACCGGTCGAGGGGGAACTGAAACGCATCGACGGGATCAAGGATGCGAAAGGACTCAGCGCGGAGATCATCCGTCTGCAGGAGATGGCAATCGACGCGCCGGTTCGCCTGCAGTCCACGCAGGATCTGCATGATCCGAAGCAGGTGATTGCGGAGTTGAATCTGGGCGGCCTCGGCCTCCCGGACCGCGACTACTACCTGCGGGAGGAGCCGCGGTTCAAGGATGCGCGCGACAAGTACCTGGAGTACATGAGCACGATCTTTACCCTGGCTGGCGCCAAGGACGTGGATGCTGCGTCTGCCGTAGCGGCTGTGATGAAGATTGAGACGGCGTTGGCCCAGGCACGTTTGAGCCGCGTGGCTCTGCGGGATCCAAAGGTGCAGGACAATCCGATGACCTTCGCGTCTTTGAAGGCACTGGCTCCGCATTTTGATTGGGACGCCGAGTTCAAGTTGTTGGGCGTGACGACCACGGGACATATGAATGTGTCGCAGCCGAAACAGGTGGCGGCCTTCGACACTCTGATCGGTGAGACCTCGATCGGGAACTGGAAGCTCTATTTGCGGTGGCAGCTTTTGAATGTCAGCGCACGGTACTTGTCGACGCCCTTTGAAGAGGCGCGTTTCGGGTTCTACGACACCACGCTGACCGGAGCGAAGGAACAGAGACCGCGTTGGCAGCGGTGCGTGATCGCGACCGATGGAAATCTGGGCGAGGCTCTGGGGCATGAGTATGTCGACCGGTACCTGCCACCCGAAGCGAAGGCACGAGCGCGGACCATGGCGGTGAACATCGTCAACGAGCTGAAGATCTCGATCGAGTCGCGCGACTGGATGACGGCTCCAACCAAGGCGAAGGCCCTGGAGAAGGTCGATGCGCTGACGATCAAGGTTGGGTATCCGGACAAGTGGAAGGATTACTCGGGGGTATCAGTGGAGCACGGGGCGTATCTGGAGAACGTCATGAGCGCGAGGCGTTATGCTGTCCGGGACGATCTAGGGCAGATTGGCAAGCCGGTGGACCACGGACGCTGGGGGATGACACCGCCCACGATGAATGCGTACTACGATCCATCGATGAACGAGGTGGTCGTTCCGGCGGGGTATCTCCAGCCGCCCGGGTTCGATCCTCAGGGGCTGGATGCGATCAACTACGGCGCGGTCGGGGTGAGCATCGGGCACGAGATCTCGCACGGTGTGGACGACGAAGGCGCACAGTTTGCCGCCGATGGCCGCCTGGAGAAGTGGTGGACGGATGCAGACTACAAGCAGTTTGAGGCTCGGACGGGATGCACGACAAAGCAGTATGACGGCTACTTTGTGGAGCCGGGACTGCATCTCCAGGGAAAACTCGTGACTGGCGAGGCACTCGGCGACCTGGGCGGCGTGAATTTGGCATTTCGGGCCTATGAGCGGTCGCGAGTCGGCAAAGGACCCGAACCCACGGTGGACGGGTTCACGCCGGAGCAACAGTTCTTTCTGGCGGAAGGACAATGGCGTGGGGCCCTGGCTCGGCCGGAGTGGCTGCGGGTTTCGACGTCGACCGATCCTCATCCACCGGGGAAGTTTCGTGTGCTTGGACCACTGAGCAATATGCCGGAGTTCGAGAGGGCATTTAGCTGCAAGGCAGGAGACGCGATGGTGCGGCCCGAGTCCGAGCGTTGCGTTCTCTGGTAA
- a CDS encoding ATP-binding protein — MPLPATFNDFLGNTPAVDQLRTAIAAGRLPHSLILAGPAGAGKYTLALMLIMALECERQPRDLWSGTSEHPGQSLASFCGVCPNCTRIASASELQELVDAAVAAREDLRETDKKETRVLIQQHPDVLIIPPDPPQLLVKLGQVRTVIQRAQRHPSEGPRRVFLFTAANFMKEAANSLLKILEEPPATVHLIILAENPGELLPTIRSRCATVRLGALPVEELEMLLADRRPDVTPKHRSLIARLAQGAAGRALSFNLEEYTVARADAMMILRNAAASASDQGDPEHTELFRMTETYRAGAEGQQKTTALLRGITLLLEDLLLLMSGTPELVRNIDLRPELERMAKMVTFQWIEQASRGLDQVYSGMRRNLLRNLSLDSFATQLAQPVRGF; from the coding sequence ATGCCTTTACCTGCCACCTTCAACGATTTCCTTGGGAATACCCCCGCTGTTGACCAGCTTCGGACGGCGATCGCAGCCGGTCGCCTGCCGCATTCGCTGATTCTCGCGGGGCCGGCAGGAGCGGGGAAGTACACGCTGGCGCTGATGCTGATCATGGCGCTGGAGTGTGAGCGGCAGCCACGCGACCTGTGGTCCGGCACCAGCGAGCATCCGGGGCAGTCGCTGGCGAGCTTCTGTGGCGTTTGCCCGAATTGCACGCGGATCGCTTCGGCGTCGGAGTTGCAGGAGCTAGTGGATGCTGCGGTGGCGGCACGGGAAGACCTGCGTGAGACGGATAAGAAAGAGACACGGGTCTTGATTCAGCAGCACCCGGATGTGCTGATCATTCCTCCCGATCCTCCTCAGCTCTTGGTCAAGCTTGGGCAGGTTCGCACGGTCATCCAAAGGGCGCAGAGACATCCCTCGGAGGGGCCGCGGCGTGTGTTTCTGTTTACGGCGGCGAACTTCATGAAAGAGGCAGCGAACTCTCTGTTGAAGATTCTGGAGGAGCCGCCGGCGACGGTCCACCTCATTATCCTGGCGGAAAATCCTGGGGAGCTGCTGCCTACGATTCGTTCGCGCTGCGCTACGGTGCGGTTGGGTGCGCTTCCGGTGGAGGAGTTGGAGATGCTCCTGGCGGATCGCCGTCCGGACGTGACGCCAAAGCACCGATCGCTGATTGCGCGGCTGGCTCAGGGAGCTGCGGGACGAGCGCTGTCCTTCAACCTTGAGGAGTACACCGTCGCGCGAGCTGACGCGATGATGATTTTGCGCAATGCCGCTGCGTCTGCTTCCGATCAGGGCGATCCGGAGCATACGGAGCTGTTCCGCATGACCGAGACCTATCGGGCCGGCGCCGAAGGGCAGCAGAAGACGACCGCTCTGCTTCGGGGGATCACGTTGCTGCTCGAGGATTTGTTGTTGTTGATGTCGGGAACGCCGGAGCTGGTGCGGAACATTGACCTGCGACCGGAGCTCGAGCGAATGGCCAAGATGGTTACGTTCCAGTGGATTGAGCAGGCCAGCCGGGGGCTGGATCAGGTTTATAGCGGGATGCGCCGCAATCTGCTGCGGAACCTCTCGCTGGATAGCTTTGCGACGCAGTTGGCGCAACCCGTTCGGGGGTTCTAA
- a CDS encoding class IV adenylate cyclase translates to MQSAEIELKFLIADAADLEARLPALGFHLDTPRTFEQNTLYDTPERRLRESQQILRIRQYGDLWTVTHKRPDAVDGDPRYKVRIETETHVDDAPAIAEIFCQLGYCAMFRYEKFRTEWSHPTDDAVSPLHLVIDETPIGIYGELEGPTAWIDRMLEALHIDPAACTTKSYGKLFLDWKARTESSAENLTFDEVEAGMAVHSA, encoded by the coding sequence ATGCAGAGCGCAGAGATTGAGCTGAAGTTCCTCATCGCCGACGCCGCCGACCTCGAAGCCCGCCTCCCAGCCCTGGGCTTCCATCTCGACACTCCCCGGACCTTTGAACAAAATACCCTGTACGACACGCCGGAACGACGCCTCCGGGAATCGCAGCAGATTCTTCGGATTCGCCAGTACGGCGATCTTTGGACCGTGACGCATAAGCGTCCCGATGCGGTGGATGGGGATCCACGTTATAAGGTGAGGATCGAGACCGAGACCCATGTGGATGACGCCCCCGCGATTGCCGAGATCTTTTGCCAACTCGGCTATTGCGCGATGTTCCGGTATGAGAAGTTCCGGACCGAGTGGTCGCATCCGACGGACGATGCCGTTTCGCCTCTGCATCTGGTGATCGACGAGACGCCGATTGGGATCTACGGCGAACTCGAAGGGCCTACGGCGTGGATCGACAGGATGCTCGAGGCGCTCCACATTGATCCTGCCGCCTGCACGACGAAGAGTTACGGCAAGCTCTTTCTCGACTGGAAGGCCCGCACGGAGAGCAGCGCCGAGAACCTGACCTTCGATGAAGTCGAGGCCGGGATGGCGGTTCACTCCGCCTAG
- a CDS encoding NAD(P)-binding domain-containing protein, which yields MNDVVIIGAGPYGLSLAAHLAKTKLNFRIFGTPMKSWATQMPQGFHLKSDGNASNLSDPDKSLTLGQYCAEKGIRYADQGYPVPRDVFVAYGEEFQRRLVPNLDRTDIVSVRQIPGGFELQSAAGETLQAKQVVIAAGISHFGHVPPLLSDVPPEYLSHSLKINEIGDFEGRKIAVIGAGASAIDVAALLHESGADVVVIARRHYIAYHPPHNPNPSLWERLTHPISPLGGGWKSVLATIGPLAFYRLPRNLRFRAVKRHLGPAPGWFMRERVEGKIARYLGTQLKGVRVEDGHAIVDFIAQDGTDTSLKVDHVIAATGFKTDIARLKFLSPEIRASIKTDEEAPVLSNFFESSVPGLYFVGLASAYHFGPLTRFSHGNAFTAKRLTRHLAG from the coding sequence TTGAACGACGTAGTTATCATAGGAGCCGGACCATACGGCCTATCCCTTGCCGCGCATCTTGCCAAGACGAAACTTAACTTCCGCATCTTCGGAACCCCGATGAAGAGTTGGGCGACCCAGATGCCGCAGGGCTTCCATTTGAAGAGCGATGGAAACGCCTCCAACCTGTCCGATCCCGACAAGTCGCTGACGCTGGGCCAGTACTGCGCGGAAAAGGGAATCCGGTATGCAGACCAAGGCTACCCCGTACCCCGCGACGTTTTCGTGGCTTACGGCGAAGAGTTTCAGCGGCGGTTGGTTCCCAACCTCGATCGGACCGACATCGTCTCCGTGCGCCAGATTCCGGGAGGTTTCGAGCTGCAGAGTGCGGCGGGCGAGACCCTTCAGGCCAAACAGGTGGTGATTGCCGCCGGGATCAGCCATTTTGGCCACGTGCCTCCGCTTCTCTCTGACGTTCCCCCCGAGTATCTGTCGCATAGCCTCAAGATCAATGAGATTGGAGATTTTGAGGGGAGAAAGATTGCGGTGATCGGCGCTGGGGCGTCTGCGATCGACGTGGCCGCGCTTCTGCACGAATCGGGAGCGGATGTTGTTGTCATCGCTCGCCGCCATTACATTGCGTATCACCCACCACACAACCCCAATCCGTCTCTCTGGGAACGCCTCACGCACCCAATCTCGCCCCTTGGCGGGGGCTGGAAATCTGTCCTCGCTACGATCGGACCACTGGCTTTTTACCGCTTGCCACGCAATCTGCGGTTCCGAGCTGTGAAGCGGCATCTGGGGCCTGCACCTGGATGGTTCATGCGGGAGCGTGTCGAGGGCAAGATCGCCCGATATCTGGGAACGCAGTTGAAGGGGGTGCGAGTGGAGGACGGCCATGCCATTGTGGACTTCATCGCACAGGACGGAACCGATACGAGCCTGAAGGTCGATCACGTGATCGCCGCCACGGGCTTCAAGACCGATATTGCCCGTCTCAAGTTTCTTTCCCCGGAGATTCGCGCTTCCATCAAGACGGATGAAGAGGCACCGGTCCTTTCCAATTTCTTCGAGTCTTCTGTGCCCGGGCTGTACTTCGTGGGCTTGGCCTCGGCGTATCACTTCGGACCGCTTACGCGGTTTTCGCATGGCAACGCGTTTACGGCTAAACGGCTGACCCGTCACCTGGCTGGCTGA